The stretch of DNA GTAGTTGTATTATTTTTCTAAAAAATAAAGAGGAAAATCTTATTATTGAAGATTCTCCTCTTCACGATTATAATATTTGTCGCTTTATCTCATCAGAATTTATTCTACGAAGCTTTAACGAAGTAGAATTTATCCTACGAAGTTTTAACGAAGTAGGACCATTTTTTTAGTTATTGATTTTTCACCTGTATCAAGTTTGTATAGATATATTCCGTTCGAAAGTTGTTTTCCATTTGAATCTTTACCATCCCAGACAATTGAAGATTGATCATTATTGATTGAGAATTGTTTTACCAGTTGACCTTTTACATTATAAATTTCTATATGTGTATGCCCTGTAAAATCTTTACTATTTAATAAGGCATTATCTGTCCGCCAGCCGGCGGAGTGAATATGAAAAGAAAACGTGATATTACTACTCACAGGATTAGGATAGCATTCCAAAGAATATT from Candidatus Cloacimonadota bacterium encodes:
- a CDS encoding T9SS type A sorting domain-containing protein encodes the protein MCYTPDSSYMVCGYSSNNDSLNYNIVLIKIDNNGNVPVDDIIISNEIEYSLECYPNPVSSNITFSFHIHSAGWRTDNALLNSKDFTGHTHIEIYNVKGQLVKQFSINNDQSSIVWDGKDSNGKQLSNGIYLYKLDTGEKSITKKMVLLR